In Micromonospora sp. NBC_01813, the following are encoded in one genomic region:
- a CDS encoding S1 family peptidase, with product MVLWPSAAQAAPVPLFAAGADAAAEVSEELGARSAGVYLDEASGRMVVTVTDETAARAARAAGAVARTVKYSAADLDAVTARIERAAAFVGTARAVDLETNQVVVTVDSTVTGNRLALVEAAVAAAGDAARLERTDGEFSLMIAGGEAIYGSNGGRCSLGFNVRSNTANYFVTAGHCTAGAATWYANSSRSTVLGTRVVSSFPGNDYGIVQYTNTSIARPGAVYLYAGSQSITSVGNAFVGQSVRRSGSTTGVRSGSVTGLNASVTYSQGTVRGLIRTNVCAEPGDSGGSLFAGTAALGMTSGGSGNCRTGGTTYFAPLNAVFSAYPTLSLV from the coding sequence ATGGTCCTCTGGCCGTCCGCAGCCCAGGCTGCCCCCGTACCCCTGTTCGCCGCAGGCGCCGACGCCGCCGCTGAGGTCAGCGAAGAGCTCGGAGCCCGGTCGGCCGGCGTCTACCTCGACGAGGCCTCCGGTCGCATGGTCGTCACCGTCACCGACGAGACCGCCGCCCGCGCCGCCCGCGCCGCCGGCGCGGTCGCCAGAACCGTCAAGTACAGCGCCGCCGACCTCGACGCGGTCACCGCCCGGATCGAGCGGGCCGCCGCGTTCGTCGGCACCGCCCGCGCCGTCGACCTGGAAACCAACCAGGTCGTGGTCACAGTGGACAGCACGGTCACCGGAAACCGGCTGGCGCTGGTCGAGGCGGCCGTCGCCGCCGCCGGCGACGCCGCCCGGTTGGAACGAACCGACGGCGAGTTCAGCCTGATGATCGCCGGTGGCGAGGCCATCTACGGCAGCAACGGCGGGCGCTGCTCGCTCGGCTTCAACGTCCGCAGCAACACCGCCAACTACTTCGTCACCGCCGGGCACTGCACCGCCGGTGCCGCCACCTGGTACGCCAACTCCAGCCGCAGCACCGTGCTCGGCACCCGGGTCGTCTCCAGCTTCCCCGGCAACGACTACGGCATCGTGCAGTACACCAACACCAGCATCGCCCGCCCAGGCGCGGTCTACCTCTACGCCGGCAGCCAGTCGATCACCTCGGTCGGCAACGCCTTCGTCGGCCAGTCCGTCCGCCGCAGCGGCAGCACCACCGGTGTCCGCAGCGGATCGGTCACCGGCCTGAACGCCTCGGTGACCTACTCGCAGGGCACCGTTCGGGGCCTGATCCGGACCAACGTCTGCGCCGAGCCGGGCGACAGCGGTGGTTCGCTGTTCGCCGGCACCGCCGCGCTCGGTATGACCTCCGGTGGCAGCGGCAACTGCCGGACCGGTGGCACGACCTACTTCGCGCCGCTCAACGCGGTCTTCTCCGCGTACCCGACGCTGAGCCTGGTCTGA
- a CDS encoding RBBP9/YdeN family alpha/beta hydrolase — protein sequence MPRHLLVPGRGLPRPEHWLNRWAAANPDYRWAPEPPGPPYVLADRLAALHDAVDASDEPAVLIAHSAGCLTVAHWAERHTGPVTAALLVTPPYLDPGWRPGPDDPTDLYVGAVPRRRLPFRTILVASRTDPYTSFEEFERYATDWGAQLYDAGDAGHIETASGYGPWPAGERLVAALTGGWDVTGPQPTG from the coding sequence ATGCCCCGTCACCTGCTGGTCCCCGGCCGAGGGCTGCCCCGCCCCGAACACTGGCTCAACCGCTGGGCGGCGGCCAACCCCGACTACCGGTGGGCACCCGAACCACCCGGCCCGCCGTACGTGCTGGCCGACCGGCTGGCCGCGCTGCACGACGCCGTCGACGCCAGCGACGAACCGGCGGTGCTGATCGCGCACAGCGCCGGCTGCCTGACCGTGGCCCACTGGGCCGAGCGGCACACCGGCCCGGTCACCGCCGCCCTCCTGGTCACCCCGCCGTACCTCGACCCGGGCTGGCGGCCCGGCCCGGACGACCCGACCGACCTGTACGTCGGCGCGGTCCCCCGGCGACGGCTGCCGTTTCGCACCATCCTGGTCGCCAGCCGCACCGACCCGTACACCTCCTTCGAGGAGTTCGAGCGGTACGCCACCGACTGGGGTGCGCAGCTGTACGACGCCGGCGACGCCGGGCACATCGAGACGGCCAGCGGCTACGGTCCCTGGCCGGCCGGTGAACGACTGGTCGCCGCGCTGACCGGCGGTTGGGACGTCACCGGGCCGCAGCCCACGGGCTGA
- a CDS encoding DUF4232 domain-containing protein, with product MKPRLMALVATALVTALLAGCAGQVPQPGPQPPSAAPLVRTIEPLPSSATDEAAPDCPASGLALSLGAADAAMGLRAMPIFMVNCADRPYPVFGYPELSLLGEEQEALEVEVLAGVSAVALIEQLADDPQPVTLAPGARAAAVLVWRNTVADVTPPVLGTYLRVVPVPGTAAQVLLPDGGVDVGTTGRVAVSPWAAAR from the coding sequence GTGAAGCCCCGCCTGATGGCGCTGGTGGCGACGGCACTGGTCACTGCACTGCTTGCCGGCTGCGCCGGGCAGGTGCCGCAGCCGGGCCCGCAACCGCCGAGCGCCGCTCCACTGGTGCGGACCATCGAACCACTGCCGTCGTCGGCGACGGACGAGGCAGCACCGGACTGCCCGGCGTCGGGTCTGGCGTTGAGCCTGGGTGCGGCCGACGCCGCCATGGGGCTGCGGGCGATGCCGATCTTCATGGTCAACTGCGCCGACCGGCCGTACCCGGTGTTCGGCTATCCCGAGTTGTCGCTGCTCGGCGAGGAGCAGGAAGCGCTGGAGGTCGAGGTCCTGGCGGGAGTCTCGGCGGTCGCCCTGATCGAGCAGCTGGCCGACGACCCGCAGCCGGTCACCCTGGCCCCGGGCGCTCGTGCCGCCGCGGTGCTGGTCTGGCGCAACACGGTGGCCGACGTGACGCCGCCGGTCCTGGGCACGTACCTGAGGGTGGTGCCGGTGCCGGGCACGGCCGCCCAGGTACTGCTGCCTGACGGCGGGGTCGACGTCGGCACCACCGGCCGGGTCGCGGTCAGCCCGTGGGCTGCGGCCCGGTGA
- a CDS encoding peptidase E translates to MAPVRQIFAVSGILHPSPGRPTPRRSALIEHAISLTGEPVAKVCLVPTATGDSRTVIDSFYAAFEGADFAVPSHLQLFNQPNVDDVFAFLRAQHLIWVPGGSVVNLLAVWRAHRLDEMLRECWEAGVVLGGGSAGSLCWHVGGLTDSFSDRLDPVNDGLRLLPYSNGVHHDLSEQPRRSRYLDCVASGQLPAGYATDDGVGLHYVGTELVEAVSTVPGAGAYRIEPGDRPGTAVERPLPTRSIVTTQAESPVADRGAPR, encoded by the coding sequence ATGGCCCCCGTACGCCAGATCTTCGCCGTTTCCGGCATCCTGCATCCGTCGCCCGGCCGTCCCACTCCACGCCGCAGTGCGCTCATCGAGCACGCGATCTCGCTGACCGGGGAGCCGGTCGCCAAGGTCTGCCTGGTGCCGACCGCGACCGGCGACAGCAGAACGGTGATCGACTCCTTCTACGCGGCGTTCGAAGGGGCCGATTTCGCCGTTCCATCGCATCTACAGTTGTTCAACCAGCCGAACGTCGACGATGTCTTCGCCTTCCTGCGTGCTCAACATCTGATCTGGGTGCCCGGTGGCAGCGTGGTCAATCTGCTCGCGGTCTGGCGGGCCCACCGACTCGACGAGATGCTGCGGGAGTGTTGGGAAGCCGGGGTGGTGCTGGGCGGTGGCAGCGCCGGCAGCCTCTGCTGGCACGTCGGCGGGCTGACCGATTCCTTCTCCGACCGGCTCGACCCGGTCAACGATGGGTTGCGGTTGCTGCCGTACAGCAACGGCGTGCACCACGACCTGTCGGAGCAGCCGCGTCGGTCCCGCTACCTGGACTGCGTCGCGTCCGGCCAGCTGCCAGCCGGGTACGCCACCGACGACGGCGTCGGCCTGCACTACGTCGGCACCGAACTTGTCGAGGCGGTCAGCACCGTGCCGGGCGCCGGCGCGTATCGGATCGAACCCGGCGATCGGCCGGGAACAGCGGTGGAACGGCCGCTGCCGACCCGCTCGATCGTCACCACGCAGGCCGAATCCCCGGTCGCCGACAGGGGGGCGCCCCGGTAG
- a CDS encoding BlaI/MecI/CopY family transcriptional regulator encodes MTRLGELERAVMDVLWDRDPAAGPVTVRDVAEALQERDLAYTTVMTVLDRLAGKGMVSRERAGRAWQYQPAASREAYIAQLMLDALDLAGSRDAALVRFARSVTGTEAEVLRAALTDQAQTAERQG; translated from the coding sequence GTGACACGACTCGGCGAGTTGGAACGCGCGGTGATGGACGTGCTGTGGGACCGGGATCCGGCAGCCGGCCCGGTCACCGTGCGCGACGTCGCCGAAGCCCTGCAGGAACGTGACCTCGCCTACACCACGGTGATGACCGTGCTCGACCGGCTCGCCGGCAAGGGCATGGTCAGCCGGGAACGCGCCGGGCGCGCCTGGCAGTACCAGCCGGCCGCCAGCCGGGAGGCGTACATCGCCCAGTTGATGCTCGACGCGCTCGACCTGGCCGGCAGCCGCGACGCGGCGCTGGTCCGCTTCGCCAGATCGGTGACCGGCACCGAAGCCGAGGTGCTCCGGGCCGCGCTCACCGACCAGGCGCAGACGGCGGAGCGGCAGGGCTGA
- a CDS encoding M56 family metallopeptidase, with protein sequence MAHAVHFAAVIIACWLAAQVLTRSGWLGQGWTWRSPRVAILCWQALGLAVGLAAIGLPLAIGLAPYDTGPGRAAGMFLGDLATAGTAWLTGHGWPAHAFPAGLGPSRLTLVGVAGAIAAVLLGSTVRSLLAAVRAQRRHRDLLVLVARADPAAPGALVLDHPSAAAYCLPGVRPTVVVSAGALRLLGPGELAAVLSHERAHADERHDLVLLPFTALCRALPRLRWLRSAHEAVALLVEMRADDKARGQHADEPLATALRRFAAAGHRITPAGALGVAGGPPDAPVVGDRELDARVQRLSGSGPAPRLRPAAASAAALLLLALPVTSYLS encoded by the coding sequence ATGGCACACGCCGTGCACTTCGCCGCGGTGATCATCGCCTGCTGGCTGGCCGCCCAGGTGCTCACCCGGTCGGGGTGGCTCGGCCAGGGCTGGACCTGGCGCAGCCCACGGGTGGCGATCCTCTGCTGGCAGGCGCTCGGCCTGGCCGTGGGGCTGGCCGCGATCGGGCTGCCGCTGGCGATCGGCCTCGCCCCGTACGACACCGGACCCGGCCGCGCCGCCGGGATGTTTCTCGGCGACCTGGCCACCGCCGGCACCGCCTGGCTCACCGGGCACGGCTGGCCGGCCCACGCCTTCCCGGCCGGTCTGGGGCCGTCGCGGCTGACGCTGGTCGGCGTCGCCGGCGCGATCGCCGCCGTCCTGCTCGGGTCGACCGTACGCAGCCTGCTCGCCGCCGTACGTGCGCAGCGCCGTCACCGCGACCTGCTCGTCCTCGTCGCCCGCGCCGACCCGGCCGCACCCGGTGCGCTGGTGCTCGACCACCCGAGTGCCGCCGCCTACTGCCTGCCCGGCGTCCGGCCCACGGTCGTCGTCAGCGCCGGCGCGCTGCGCCTGCTCGGCCCCGGCGAGCTCGCCGCCGTACTCAGTCACGAGCGGGCCCACGCCGACGAACGCCACGACCTCGTGTTGCTGCCGTTCACCGCGTTGTGTCGGGCGCTGCCCCGGCTGCGTTGGCTACGGTCGGCGCACGAGGCGGTCGCGCTACTCGTCGAGATGCGGGCCGACGACAAGGCCCGCGGCCAGCATGCCGACGAGCCGCTGGCCACCGCGCTACGCCGATTCGCCGCCGCCGGCCACCGGATCACCCCGGCCGGTGCCCTCGGGGTCGCCGGCGGTCCGCCCGACGCTCCGGTGGTCGGTGACCGGGAACTCGACGCCCGGGTCCAGCGGCTCTCGGGCAGCGGTCCGGCACCGCGACTGCGGCCGGCCGCCGCCAGCGCCGCCGCGCTGCTGCTGCTGGCCCTACCGGTGACGTCGTACCTCAGCTGA
- the cydD gene encoding thiol reductant ABC exporter subunit CydD: MPETATSTGPADRPERRRPFDPRLPRQVPAVRRQLALLAAIGVLAAVLIIAQATTLATVLAAAASGELDRSALTGFVLAVAGRAVLIWAQGFVAASAAAVVKAQLHTDLLAAIHRRGPGWLAGQRTGQLATLTGRGLDALDGYFTGYLPQLVLSVTVPVAVLARLVFADWSSALIVAVTLPLIPIFGALLGWQAQAATERQWRRLTQLGGHFLDMVAGLATLRAFGRQLQQAEVVRQMADRHRIATMGTLRIAFLSALVLELVATLAVALVAVPIGLRLLSGGIALSTALLVLLLTPEAYLPLRAAGSRFHASMEGLTVLDEALTLIGDDSAGNTAERAGGGPVHGPGGGPGDVDAGADRAATAGTRSARAIVRSAPAEIRFESVTVAYPRTTALCEVDLTIRAGERIAVIGPSGAGKSTLLQLLLGFVAPTTGRITIDGVDLTSLDIDQWRRQLAWVPQHAHLFTASLADNIRLGSPDAPAARVDAAISAAALGDVLAGLPDGLDTRLGERGHGLSSGQRQRVALARAFLRDAPVVLLDEPTARLDGASEAAVLAGSRQLVAGRTALIVAHRPALLDGVDRIVRLDAGRIDARTLVRTVS; encoded by the coding sequence ATGCCCGAGACCGCGACCTCCACCGGCCCGGCCGATCGACCGGAGCGTCGCCGGCCCTTCGACCCGCGACTGCCGCGTCAGGTCCCGGCGGTACGCCGCCAACTCGCCCTGCTCGCAGCGATCGGCGTGCTGGCCGCCGTGCTGATCATCGCGCAGGCCACCACCCTCGCGACGGTGCTCGCCGCGGCTGCGAGCGGCGAACTCGACCGGTCGGCCCTCACCGGCTTCGTCCTCGCCGTCGCCGGCCGCGCCGTGCTGATCTGGGCGCAGGGTTTCGTCGCCGCCAGCGCCGCCGCCGTCGTCAAGGCGCAGCTGCACACCGACCTGCTGGCGGCGATCCACCGGCGCGGCCCCGGCTGGCTCGCCGGGCAGCGCACGGGCCAGCTCGCCACGCTGACCGGCCGGGGCCTGGACGCCCTCGACGGCTACTTCACCGGCTATCTGCCGCAGTTGGTGCTGAGCGTGACCGTGCCGGTGGCCGTGCTCGCCCGGTTGGTCTTCGCCGACTGGAGTTCGGCACTGATCGTCGCGGTCACCCTGCCGCTGATCCCGATCTTCGGTGCGTTGCTCGGCTGGCAGGCCCAGGCGGCCACCGAGCGCCAGTGGCGGCGGCTGACCCAGCTCGGTGGTCATTTCCTGGACATGGTGGCCGGGCTGGCGACCCTGCGGGCGTTCGGTCGCCAGCTGCAGCAGGCCGAGGTGGTACGCCAGATGGCCGACCGGCACCGGATCGCCACCATGGGCACGCTGCGGATCGCCTTCCTCTCGGCCCTGGTGCTGGAGCTGGTCGCCACCCTCGCCGTCGCGCTGGTCGCCGTCCCGATCGGGCTGCGGCTGCTGTCGGGCGGCATCGCGCTGTCCACGGCGCTGCTGGTGCTGCTGCTCACCCCGGAGGCGTACCTGCCGCTGCGGGCCGCCGGCAGCCGCTTCCACGCCAGCATGGAGGGCCTGACCGTGCTGGACGAGGCGCTCACCCTGATCGGCGACGACAGTGCCGGCAACACCGCCGAGCGGGCCGGGGGCGGGCCGGTCCACGGGCCGGGCGGCGGGCCGGGGGACGTCGATGCCGGAGCGGACCGGGCCGCGACGGCGGGGACCCGGTCGGCCCGCGCGATCGTCCGGTCCGCGCCGGCCGAGATCAGGTTCGAGTCGGTGACCGTGGCATATCCGCGCACCACCGCGCTGTGCGAGGTCGATCTGACCATCCGGGCCGGCGAACGGATCGCGGTGATCGGGCCGAGCGGTGCCGGCAAGAGCACCCTGCTGCAGTTGCTTCTCGGCTTCGTCGCGCCGACCACCGGCCGGATCACCATCGACGGAGTCGACCTGACCTCGCTCGACATCGACCAGTGGCGGCGGCAACTCGCCTGGGTTCCGCAGCACGCGCATCTGTTCACCGCCTCGCTCGCCGACAACATCCGGCTCGGGTCACCCGACGCACCGGCCGCGCGGGTCGACGCGGCGATCAGCGCCGCCGCGCTCGGCGACGTACTCGCCGGGCTGCCCGACGGTCTGGACACCCGGCTCGGGGAACGCGGCCACGGGCTGTCCAGCGGCCAACGACAGCGGGTCGCGCTGGCTCGCGCGTTCCTGCGCGACGCGCCGGTCGTCCTGCTCGACGAGCCGACCGCCCGGCTCGACGGGGCCTCCGAGGCCGCGGTGCTGGCCGGGTCACGGCAACTCGTCGCCGGCCGGACCGCGCTGATCGTGGCGCACCGCCCGGCACTGCTCGATGGCGTGGACCGGATCGTCCGACTCGACGCTGGGCGAATCGACGCGCGCACCCTCGTCAGGACGGTGTCGTGA
- the cydC gene encoding thiol reductant ABC exporter subunit CydC: MIAGPERTVLAVARPYLGRIVGAGLLAAATELAALALMATAVWLLITAAGRPPLDAITVAIVGVRALAISRGVLRYTERLAGHDATLRVVTDVRSRIFTALAARRTSAEDRSGDALSRLVSDVEAVQDLLLRVLVPGAAAATVAVLAVTSAATVDPAAALALACGLAVAGCGLPVAATLLTRRTADRVAPLRGALAAESTDLIYGAADLAAFGATSSALERTTRRARELARLERRLAATGWAVDGAGVLVAGLTVAAVTVAASRGAVDGVLVGVLAVGSLAAVEMSLALVASARQWALSRGALRRVADLLTEAASDPAAALPEPVAGGSDPVAERPEPVLAELEGVTVRYRPGAPPALDRLGWLLPPGRRVAVVGPSGAGKSTLLAVLTGALAPDLGRVTVDGADLADLPAERRHRLVGGLFAEAYVFNATVRDNLLLARPTATDDDLAVAAATAGLLDWVREQPDGWQTSVGATGSQLSGGQRQRLALARALLADPAVLVLDEPTEGLDPASADAVLATVLAATGGRTVVVVTHRLTGLESMDEILVLDAGRIVQRGDHAELIERPGWYQEQWIMQRAAEQGYLTAIS; encoded by the coding sequence GTGATCGCCGGGCCGGAGCGGACCGTGCTGGCGGTGGCCCGACCGTACCTGGGTCGGATCGTCGGCGCAGGGCTGCTCGCCGCGGCCACCGAGCTCGCGGCGCTGGCGTTGATGGCGACCGCGGTGTGGCTGCTGATCACCGCCGCCGGCCGGCCCCCGCTGGACGCGATCACCGTGGCGATCGTCGGGGTACGCGCGCTGGCGATCAGCCGGGGCGTGCTGCGCTACACCGAACGACTCGCCGGACACGACGCGACGCTGCGCGTCGTCACCGACGTACGGTCCCGGATCTTCACCGCGCTGGCCGCCCGACGGACCAGCGCCGAGGACCGCTCCGGGGACGCGCTCAGCCGGCTCGTCTCTGATGTGGAAGCCGTACAGGACCTGCTGTTGAGGGTCCTGGTGCCCGGTGCCGCCGCGGCCACGGTGGCGGTGCTCGCCGTGACCTCGGCCGCGACGGTCGATCCGGCGGCTGCGCTCGCACTCGCCTGCGGCCTGGCGGTCGCCGGTTGCGGGCTGCCGGTGGCCGCGACGCTGCTCACCCGACGTACGGCGGACCGGGTGGCGCCGCTGCGGGGCGCGCTGGCCGCGGAGAGCACCGATCTGATCTACGGTGCCGCCGACCTGGCTGCCTTCGGTGCCACCTCGTCCGCCCTGGAGCGCACCACCCGACGGGCGCGGGAGCTGGCGAGGCTGGAGCGACGCCTGGCCGCGACCGGTTGGGCCGTCGACGGTGCCGGCGTACTCGTCGCCGGCCTCACCGTGGCCGCCGTCACGGTGGCGGCGTCGCGCGGTGCGGTGGACGGGGTACTGGTCGGCGTCCTGGCTGTCGGAAGTCTGGCCGCCGTCGAGATGAGCCTGGCGCTGGTCGCCTCGGCCCGCCAGTGGGCGCTGTCGCGCGGTGCCCTGCGGCGGGTCGCCGATCTGCTCACCGAGGCGGCGTCCGATCCGGCCGCCGCCCTGCCTGAACCTGTCGCCGGTGGATCCGATCCTGTTGCCGAGCGGCCTGAGCCGGTGCTGGCCGAGCTCGAGGGTGTCACCGTGCGATACCGCCCGGGCGCTCCACCGGCACTCGACCGGCTCGGCTGGCTGCTGCCGCCCGGCCGGCGCGTCGCGGTCGTCGGACCCAGCGGCGCCGGCAAGAGCACCCTGCTCGCCGTGCTCACCGGCGCGCTCGCCCCGGATCTCGGCCGGGTCACGGTCGACGGCGCCGACCTCGCCGACCTGCCGGCCGAGCGACGGCACCGGTTGGTCGGTGGGCTGTTCGCCGAGGCGTACGTGTTCAACGCCACAGTTCGCGACAACCTGCTGCTGGCCCGGCCCACCGCGACCGACGACGACCTGGCCGTCGCCGCTGCCACCGCCGGACTGCTCGACTGGGTACGCGAACAGCCCGACGGTTGGCAGACGTCGGTCGGCGCCACCGGCAGCCAGTTGTCCGGCGGGCAGCGGCAACGACTCGCCCTGGCCAGGGCATTGCTGGCCGACCCGGCGGTGCTGGTCCTCGACGAGCCGACCGAAGGGCTCGACCCGGCCAGTGCGGACGCGGTCCTGGCGACCGTGCTGGCGGCGACCGGGGGCCGGACCGTGGTGGTGGTCACCCACCGGCTGACCGGGTTGGAATCGATGGATGAGATCCTGGTACTGGACGCGGGCCGGATCGTGCAGCGGGGCGACCATGCCGAACTGATCGAACGGCCTGGTTGGTATCAGGAACAGTGGATCATGCAGCGGGCCGCCGAACAGGGCTACCTGACGGCGATCAGCTGA
- a CDS encoding DNA primase, with protein sequence MAKSPNQPDADRLAAESVDTEADSDFESAADDALDPVEDGTDSGTAAAADRSLWQDVRIDPVEIALPAGAGYTLRAYRPAATLTPTDISEREEEDPFAARRRVAEAEAEEDDETVVILDEEFTSALAEEEAAEQERADQDKTGKGSADEDDADDQAEEADAGEEVPIFLTQQGRLLLFKNPEALVSFVRSGAPNDFTQLDTWPELVDRVQPADVDALPEDTYELDLVVENLRGGHDVWDAPLLIQSGEVARDLAYALRMPSVLDMLSSGSRLDDLDEALRSTVDGGIGGFMARRRLKKIGAQTASLGWRTIIGKISAAADWRD encoded by the coding sequence GTGGCCAAGTCGCCGAACCAGCCCGATGCCGACCGGCTCGCAGCCGAGTCCGTCGATACCGAGGCCGACAGTGACTTCGAGTCAGCGGCGGACGACGCGCTCGATCCAGTCGAGGACGGCACCGATTCCGGTACGGCGGCCGCCGCCGACCGGTCGCTGTGGCAGGACGTACGGATCGATCCGGTGGAGATCGCGTTGCCGGCCGGCGCCGGGTACACCCTGCGGGCCTACCGCCCGGCCGCCACGCTGACCCCGACCGACATCTCCGAACGTGAGGAGGAGGACCCGTTCGCGGCACGGCGACGGGTCGCCGAAGCCGAAGCCGAGGAGGACGACGAGACGGTTGTCATCCTCGACGAGGAGTTCACCTCGGCGTTGGCGGAAGAAGAGGCAGCCGAGCAGGAACGCGCCGATCAGGACAAAACCGGCAAGGGGTCGGCCGACGAGGACGACGCTGACGACCAGGCCGAGGAGGCCGACGCTGGCGAGGAGGTGCCGATCTTCCTCACCCAGCAGGGCAGGCTGCTGCTGTTCAAGAACCCGGAGGCACTGGTCAGCTTCGTCCGGTCCGGCGCGCCGAACGACTTCACCCAGCTCGACACCTGGCCGGAGTTGGTCGACCGGGTCCAGCCGGCGGACGTCGATGCCCTGCCGGAGGACACCTACGAGCTCGACCTGGTGGTCGAGAACCTGCGTGGCGGGCACGACGTGTGGGACGCCCCGCTGTTGATCCAGTCCGGCGAGGTGGCCCGGGACCTGGCGTACGCTCTGCGGATGCCGTCGGTCCTCGACATGCTCTCGTCCGGATCCAGGCTGGACGATCTCGACGAGGCGCTAAGGTCGACGGTTGACGGCGGCATCGGCGGGTTCATGGCCCGCCGACGGCTGAAGAAAATCGGGGCACAAACCGCAAGTCTCGGGTGGCGCACGATTATCGGCAAGATCTCTGCCGCTGCGGACTGGCGCGATTGA